One window of the Micromonas commoda chromosome 9, complete sequence genome contains the following:
- a CDS encoding predicted protein has protein sequence MASSDDSDSDGFDSCSETFDDARSGAPDPSSAGRGGNVDDGDDDEAGSEGFDTPDEFEDARSVLSDVSAAPLDTCAAAGTPPASDDLAAADDERASSRGSASGTTRANGRARPPGKVDPPYRVYDPWATAIRDSDRARTTTTTTTEAMTEAPAGGRRLSRDGSFEWRHHREYSPLPTVESAKSLLLSGGDSGSSVDNPTSPDKAIDRGGGDAASVSSAPGSRLGAIGGRPRHRAAGGRGPDNPRSAALRADPASASYPLHAAAYYGDVDALRRALHDAKAADKASGIDGEHPDSALATLDPCGNTALHVAVARRSRSALLTLLEDEFDFPLDARSSAGWTPLQEAVHMGSRTMCRQLFVKTMDRGKRQFDRKKPKLLATLASLPDFRMKIHWEFGSMVFGPIIRAYAPQDTYEITKRGTQLRIDGTLKGMEDPDENGGGILPRWRRGRFSLVFEGKAGDSRLLFLDHEKRECVDVGNEPEETAEEERDRIDNEVDVMMEEGPTKRKYRADDVNFKPVKAWLGGNKKEKVGEWNTEVYEASGKMAKRKVTRNGAYKVNGTFSEYLASFKEGAADIIVDRRVNNLDEAESDESDDANDAKTREQNDDEGGIDDKGAGVGKPPDPSPERPTTAGPGSTRQRPKRPPAPPPPAPPPLTAKQKWKMERARKKKEGKDEKPRRVTARCWLADEFPMTVDDLLPILDVMSHANKHLNKANRLIQYWRKDHGASFPVKVLVPIAMTVYVVMRFKDFARLPATDDGLSGLPPGHFDIPAGFGTIQTYG, from the exons atggcgtcgtccgaTGATTCAGACTCGGATGGTTTCGATTCGTGCTCCGAgaccttcgacgacgcgcggtcgGGCGCGCCCGATCCGTCAAGtgcggggcgcggagggaacgtcgacgacggggacgacgacgaggccgggtCTGAAGGGTTCGATACCCCGGACGagttcgaggacgcgcgctccGTGCTCTCAGACGTAtcagccgcgccgctcgacacctgcgccgccgccgggacccCACCGGCAtccgacgacctcgccgcggccgacgacgagcgcgcgtcgtcgcggggttCCGCTtccgggacgacgcgcgcgaacggacgcgcgcgcccgccggggaAGGTCGACCCGCCGTACAGGGTCTACGACCCGTGGGCGACCGCAATCCGCGACAGCGACCGCgccaggacgacgacgacgacgacgacggaggcgatGACGGAGGCGCCCGCCGGGGGACGGAGGCTCAGCCGCGACGGGTCGTTCGAGTGGCGCCATCATCGCGAGTATTCACCCTTGCCGACGGTGGAGAGCGCCAAGTCGCTCCtcctctccggcggcgactccgGATCGTCGGTCGACAACCCGACGTCTCCCGACAAGGCCATcgaccgcgggggtggagacgccgcgagcgtctcgtccgcgccggggtctCGACTCGGAGCGATCGGCGGTCGCCCCAGGCACAgagccgccggcgggcgcggtcccGACAACCccaggagcgcggcgctccgaGCGGAccccgccagcgcgtcgtACCCcctccacgcggcggcgtactacggcgacgtcgatgcgcttcgacgcgcgctTCACGACGCGAAAGCCGCGGATAAGGCTTCCGGGATCGACGGTGAGCACCCCGACAGCGCGCTGGCCACGTTGGATCCGTGCGGCAACACCGCTttgcacgtcgccgtcgcgcgtcgttcgaggaGCGCGCTGTTGACGCTCCTGGAGGACGAGTTCGACTTTCCTCTGGACGCGCGTTCATCCgcggggtggacgccgcTGCAGGAGGCGGTGCACATGGGATCGAGGACGATGTGCAGGCAGCTGTTCGTGAAGACGATGGACCGCGGCAAGCGGCAGTTTGACCGCAAGAAGCCCAAGCTgctggcgacgctcgcgagccTTCCCGACTTTCGGATGAAGATCCACTGGGAGTTTGGCTCGATGGTGTTCGGACCCATCATCCGCGCGTATGCTCCGCAGGACACGTACGAGATCACCAAGAGGGGCACGCAGCTCAGGATAGACGGCACGTTGAAGGGGATGGAGGACCCAGATGAAAACGGGGGCGGCATCCtgccgcggtggcgaaggGGGCGCTTCTCGCTGGTGTTCGAGGGTAAGGCTGGGGACTCGCGGCTGCTCTTCCTGGACCACGAGAAGCGCGAGTGCGTGGACGTCGGGAACGAGccggaggagacggcggaggaggagcgggatCGAATCGACAACGAGGTGGATGTCATGATGGAGGAGGGCCCGACGAAGCGAAAGTACCGAGCAGACGACGTCAATTTCAAACCCGTCAAGGCGTGGCTGGGCGGAaacaagaaggagaaggtcGGGGAATGGAACACGGAGGTCTACGAGGCGTCCGGTAAGATGGCCAAAAGGAAGGTGACGCGAAACGGCGCGTACAAGGTGAATGGCACGTTCTCGGAGTACCTCGCGTCGTtcaaggagggcgccgccgacatAATAGTCGATCGGCGGGTGAACAACCTCGACGAGGCTGAGTCGGACGAGTCGGACGATGCTAACGACGCGAAGACGCGCGAAcagaacgacgacgagggaggcATCGACGACAaaggcgccggcgtcggaaAGCCGCCCGATCCTTCCCCCGAGCGACCGACCACGGCGGGTCCGGGTAGCACCCGACAGAGACCGAAACGGcctcccgctcctcctcctcctgctcctcctcctctgaCAGCCAAACAGAAGTGGAagatggagcgcgcgcgcaaGAAGAAGGAAGGTAAGGATGAGAAGCCCCGACGTGTCACCGCTAGGTGCTGGCTCGCCGATGAGTTCCCGATGACCGTTGACGACCTGCTCCCCATCCTCGACGTGATGTCGCATGCGAACAAGCACCTGAACAAAGCCAACCGTCTTATCCAGTACTGGCGCAAGGACCACGGGGCTTCCTTCCCGGTGAAGGTGCTGGTACCGATCGCCATGACCGTCTACGTCGTGATGCGTTTCAAGGATTTCGCGCGTCTGCCCGCCACGGATGACGGCCTGTCGGGGCTGCCCCCGGGCCACTTTGACATCCCGGCTGGGTTT GGAACGATCCAAACGTACGGGTAA
- the PSAD gene encoding photosystem I subunit II, chloroplast precursor (TargeT and ChloroP predict 44aa cTP) produces MRIAPVASTKASGRVSLKAGFAGKPVQAASVSLSSRRAERLVVRAEEAKAPAKAEKAEEPWSPPKLNPNTPSPIFGGSTGGLLRKAQVEEFYVLTWEAPKEMIFEMPTGGAAIMRKGPNLLKLARKEQCLALLNSMRAKNKINGCVYRVFPSGEVQYLHPKDGVYPEKVNKGRVGANNNMRSIGKNANPASIKFGGKMYKDGLASDGAGFSRVFDQ; encoded by the exons ATGCGTATCGCTCCCGTCGCCTCCACCAAGGCGTCCGGACGCGTCTCTCTCAAGGCGGGATTCGCCGGCAAGCCCGTCCAGGCTGCGTCCGTGTCTCTCTCCTCCCGCCGGgcggagcgcctcgtcgtgcgcgccgaggaggccaaggcgcccgcgaaggctgagaaggcggaggagcccTGGAGCCCTCCCAAGCTCAACCCCAACACCCCCTCCCCCATCTTCGGCGGCAGCACCGGCGGTCTGCTCCGCAAGGCTCAG GTCGAGGAGTTCTACGTGCTCACCTGGGAGGCGCCCAAGGAAATGATCTTCGAGATGCCG actggcggcgcggcgatcatgCGCAAGGGTCCCAACCTCCTTAAGCTCGCCCGCAAGGAGCAgtgcctcgcgctcctcaaCTCCATGCGCGCCAAGAACAAGATCAACGGGTGCGTCTACCGTGTCTTCCCCTCGGGCGAGGTTCAGTACCTCCACCCCAAGGATGGTGTGTACCCCGAGAAGGTCAACAAGGGTCGCGTCGGTGCCAACAACAACATGCGCAGCATCGGCAAGAACGCGAACCCCGCGTCCATCAAGTTCGGTGGCAAGATGTACAAGGATGGCctcgcctccgacggcgccggcttcTCCCGCGTCTTTGACCA
- a CDS encoding predicted protein: protein MSAEHPEEPSDDEESFDDEVFKPMHHPGKLRIDLQLHVPGEDVTSRRAKRENLDRFMWTCCGATGLDPGCEDGGDQWQGIKDKYPLPEDHGLPPDGDYESELSGNRTGESYLDDDDEEGEEQQVVIDDDEDEDEDEDDEDEDEDEDDEDDEDEDDDDGDDMMNPELEAYLARVERNDPHWEVDLWDEEAEHGVEYYHPGKLVLDEPGQFTPAELRTNRPQRTRPDFFTWSCCNGSGNEQGCEARETGDEPGIKEKYPVPEEEEFYRQRKRRRREDDEDDEDDEDEDDEDEDDEDEDDEDDEEDEEDDYGA from the coding sequence ATGTCCGCCGAACACCCAGAAGagccgagcgacgacgaggagtccTTCGATGACGAGGTATTTAAGCCCATGCATCACCCTGGCAAGCTAAGGATCGACCTTCAGCTGCACGTGCCCGGCGAGGATGTTACCTCGAGGCGAGCCAAGCGCGAAAACCTGGATCGATTCATGTGGACTTGCTGCGGGGCAACCGGGCTTGATCCCGGATGCGAAGACGGGGGGGACCAGTGGCAGGGAATTAAGGACAAGTATCCTTTACCTGAAGATCACGGCCTGCCCCCGGACGGGGACTACGAGTCGGAACTTTCCGGGAACAGGACGGGAGAGAGctacctcgacgacgacgatgaggaagGGGAAGAACAACAGGTCGTgatcgatgacgacgaggacgaggacgaggacgaggacgatgaggacgaggacgaggacgaggacgacgaggacgacgaggacgaggacgacgatgacggtgaTGATATGATGAACCCCGAATTGGAAGCATATCTTGCACGGGTCGAAAGAAACGACCCGCACTGGGAAGTAGATCTGTGGGACGAGGAAGCTGAACACGGCGTCGAATACTACCACCCGGGGAAGCTCGTGCTTGATGAACCCGGGCAATTTACGCCTGCGGAGCTGCGAACGAATCGCCCGCAACGGACCCGACCGGACTTTTTCACCTGGTCCTGCTGTAATGGTAGCGGGAACGAACAGGGATGCGAAGCGCGTGAAACCGGCGATGAGCCCGGCATCAAGGAAAAGTATCCAgtgccggaggaggaggaattCTACCGGCAGAGGaagcgccggcgtcgagaaGATGATGAAGATGATGAAGATGATgaagacgaggacgatgaagacgaggacgatgaagACGAGGATGATGAagatgacgaggaggacgaggaggacgattATGGTGCTTAA
- a CDS encoding predicted protein produces MRGDGTAPRFYKKVEVVRVENGGGWGVALDGRALKTPKRAALAVPSKSLAMAIAAEWEWQSGRSIRPFTMPLMALVATSIDQMTQEEVRDFHVRKLLEFFPTDVVLIKHEPGKLADRQAEIHAPILKWARSELGPGVEPTESLYGAQIPEEAMAAAEKRLRAMDPFELTATFNAAASAKSLLTGMALIRGAIDVEQAEMSARVEEDFQIDEWGLVEGGHDIDKADIAVRLAAPRALMSLLRDTL; encoded by the coding sequence atgcgcggcgacgggaccgcGCCTCGATTCTACAAGAAGGTGGAAGTCGTGCGGGTAGAGAACGGTGGTGGTTGGGGCGTTGCCCTGGATGGCAGGGCGCTCAAGACCCCGAAGCGAGCCGCGCTGGCGGTCCCGAGCAAATCTCTCGCTATGGCTATCGCCGCGGAGTGGGAGTGGCAGAGCGGACGATCAATTCGCCCTTTCACCATGCCACTCatggcgctcgtggcgacCAGCATCGACCAGATGACCCAGGAGGAGGTGCGCGATTTTCACGTGCGCAAGCTCCTCGAGTTCTTCCCGACCGACGTCGTTCTCATCAAGCACGAGCCGGGAAAACTCGCGGACAGGCAAGCGGAAATCCACGCCCCGATCCTGAAGTGGGCGCGGAGCGAGCTCGGCCCCGGGGTGGAGCCCACGGAGAGTCTGTACGGAGCACAGATCCCCGAGGAggccatggcggcggcggagaaacGGCTCCGAGCGATGGACCCCTTTGAACTCACCGCCACGTTCaacgcggcagcctcggccaAGTCATTGCTGACGGGCATGGCACTCATTCGAGGGGCGATCGACGTGGAGCAGGCGGAGATGTCTGCGAGGGTGGAGGAGGACTTTCAGATCGACGAGTGGGGGCTGGTGGAGGGCGGCCACGACATCGACAAGGCTGACATCGCTGTGCGACTagccgcgccgagggcgctgATGTCGTTGCTGAGGGACACGTTATGA
- a CDS encoding predicted protein, translated as MSATTRPWVAAARGPACSRHVAGDAPRASTSGASRPPRSAARVVRGEAPGAAPRGHRRGRREPVRHPRASSGGGGRTDRELLDDEFKSLRAARGVVTALGVDYGTRRAGIAVSVGGASPRPVAVVPATPPGELIDAVVRAAVRERADVIVVGLPKPPRDFEAERAEERRRTLYSALVDVGDLANECFDASDVAESLGADEMKHRLAAYSMKIGGRVEERAARLWALVEAGGDLDLVPAGAFVGGEAGKRNACARARKERVQRRDGFDERTGRRQRAGGSSFGGFNVAVGSPPNRRTEDDGSTNRRGRAPVKMHVLARRFAENLADAVRDAGLGAKGTRVVMVDESATSAEADLIASTARGGRGLKDRPRGAHLDDIAAGVLLDRYFAGSHGDAEEIPPANSSAYY; from the coding sequence atgtcggcgacgacgcggccgtgggtcgccgccgcgcgagggcccGCGTGTTCCAggcacgtcgccggcgatgccCCCCGTGCGTCCacgtccggcgcgtcgcggcccccgaggagcgccgctcgcgtcgtccgcggcgaagcccctggcgcggcgccgagagggcaccgccgcggacgccgcgagccggtccgccacccgcgcgcgtcatccgggggcggcgggcgcacGGACcgggagctcctcgacgatgagTTCAAGTCGTTGAgagccgcgaggggcgtggtcaccgcgctcggcgtcgactacggcacgagacgcgcgggcatcgcggtgagcgtcggcggagcgtcgccgaggcccgtcgccgtcgtgccggcgacgcccccgggcGAACtgatcgacgccgtcgtgcgagccgcggtgcgcgaacgcgccgacgtcatcgtcgtcggccttCCCAAACCCCCGAGGGACttcgaggcggagcgcgcggaggagagaCGGCGAACGCTGTACTCGgccctcgtcgatgtcggcgacctcgcgaaCGAGTGTttcgacgcgtcggacgtcgcggagagcctcggcgcggacgagatgAAGCATCGGTTAGCCGCGTACTCCATGAAGATCGGCGGGAGGGTGGAGGAGAGGGCGGCTCGGCTGTGGGCGCTGGTGGAGGCGGGGGGAGACCTGGACCTCGtcccggcgggcgcgttcgtggggggcgaggcgggcaAGAGAaacgcgtgcgcgagggcgaggaaaGAGAGGGTTCAAcgtcgcgacgggttcgacgaACGCACGGGAAGACGACAACGGGCGGGGGGTTCGAGCTTTGGCGGGTTCAACGTCGCGGTTGGTTCACCACCGAACAGGCGTACAGAAGACGACGGGTCAACGAAcaggcggggacgcgcgccggtCAAGATgcacgtcctcgcgcgtcgattcgccgagaacctcgcggatgcggttcgcgacgcgggtcTCGGAGCCAAAGGGACGCGGGTGGTGATGGTGGACgagtcggcgacgtcggcggaggcggacctCATCGCGTCAAccgcgcgaggggggcgagggCTCAAGGATAGGCCTCGAGGCGCCCATCTGGACGATATAGCCGCGGGGGTGCTGCTCGATAGATACTTCGCGGGgagccacggcgacgcggaggagataCCGCCGGCAAACTCCTCGGCTTATTATTAA